One Pseudomonas muyukensis DNA segment encodes these proteins:
- a CDS encoding heavy metal response regulator transcription factor translates to MRVLIIEDEEKTADYLHRGLSEQGFTVDLARDGIDGLHLALEGDYAVIVLDVMLPGLDGYGVLRALRARKQTPVIMLTARERVEDRIHGLREGADDYLGKPFSFLELVARLQALTRRSAVHEPLQIQVADLWIDLMARKASRAGQRLELTAKEFSLLSVLARRQGEILSKTAIAELVWDINFDSDANVVEVAIKRLRAKLDGPFDNKLLHTIRGMGYVLENRG, encoded by the coding sequence ATGCGTGTACTGATCATCGAAGACGAAGAGAAAACCGCCGACTACCTGCATCGCGGCCTCAGCGAACAGGGCTTTACCGTCGACCTGGCGCGCGACGGCATCGACGGCCTGCACCTGGCCCTGGAAGGTGACTACGCGGTGATCGTGCTCGACGTCATGCTCCCCGGCCTGGACGGCTATGGCGTGCTGCGCGCGCTGCGGGCGCGCAAGCAGACGCCGGTGATCATGCTCACCGCCCGCGAGCGGGTCGAGGACCGCATCCACGGCCTGCGCGAAGGTGCCGACGACTACCTGGGCAAGCCGTTCTCGTTCCTTGAACTGGTGGCCCGGTTGCAGGCCCTGACCCGCCGCAGCGCGGTCCACGAACCGTTGCAGATCCAGGTCGCCGACCTGTGGATCGACCTGATGGCGCGCAAGGCCAGCCGCGCCGGACAACGCCTGGAGCTGACCGCCAAGGAATTCTCGCTGCTCAGCGTACTGGCCCGTCGGCAGGGCGAGATCCTGTCCAAGACCGCCATCGCCGAGCTGGTCTGGGACATCAATTTCGACAGCGACGCGAATGTCGTCGAAGTGGCGATCAAGCGCTTGCGCGCCAAGCTCGACGGGCCGTTCGACAACAAGTTGCTGCATACCATTCGAGGCATGGGTTATGTCCTGGAAAACCGTGGGTAG
- a CDS encoding heavy metal sensor histidine kinase, whose protein sequence is MTLFRSKPGNSIALRLSALFTLVALAVFVLIGSALYRQVDRSLDLLPEAELDARFSVLESTLNRYGTAEHWAKINNKLNLLSEEDRRIRFWVVSSDPAFEYGQPSQQLRAFAEGAPGMRDLRLADSPYPYKVLVSELPALGGRPPLRFLIGIDTETFWQAQHSLLVAIVGLAALGVLLASLLSYWVARIGLKPLQALSDEAQTLAPPRLDGRLQSHDLPPELAQFASAFNAALDRVSQAYTQLEAFNADVAHELRSPLTNLIGQTQVALTRGRSAEHYFEVLQSNLEELERLRSIINDMLFLASADQGSKATALTQASLAEEVATTLDYLDFILEDAQVSVSVSGDAQAHIEKAQLRRALINLLNNAVQHTAPHQVIEVRIEADEQQVNIAVSNPGPAIADEHLALLFERFYRVDAARANSGGGNHGLGLAIVKAIALMHGGSVFVRSEAGANTFGISLPNAQLRGFAVKI, encoded by the coding sequence ATGACCCTTTTCCGAAGCAAACCCGGCAACTCCATCGCCCTGCGCCTCTCGGCGCTGTTCACCCTGGTGGCCCTGGCCGTGTTCGTGCTGATCGGCAGCGCCTTGTACCGCCAGGTCGACCGCAGCCTCGACCTGCTGCCCGAAGCCGAACTGGACGCGCGCTTCAGCGTGCTCGAGTCCACCCTCAACCGCTACGGCACCGCCGAACACTGGGCCAAGATCAACAACAAGCTCAACCTGCTCAGCGAAGAAGACCGGCGCATCCGCTTCTGGGTGGTGAGCAGCGACCCGGCCTTCGAGTACGGCCAGCCCAGCCAACAGCTGCGCGCCTTCGCCGAGGGCGCGCCAGGCATGCGCGACCTGCGCCTGGCCGACAGCCCCTACCCCTACAAGGTACTGGTCAGCGAACTGCCGGCCCTGGGCGGGCGCCCACCGCTGCGCTTTCTGATCGGCATCGACACCGAGACCTTCTGGCAGGCCCAGCACAGCCTGCTGGTGGCCATCGTCGGCCTGGCCGCGCTGGGCGTGTTGCTGGCCTCGCTGCTCAGCTACTGGGTCGCGCGCATCGGCCTCAAGCCCTTGCAGGCCCTCTCGGACGAAGCCCAGACCCTGGCCCCGCCGCGCCTGGACGGGCGCCTGCAAAGCCACGACCTGCCGCCGGAACTGGCGCAGTTCGCCAGCGCCTTCAACGCCGCCCTCGACCGGGTCAGCCAGGCCTACACGCAACTGGAAGCGTTCAACGCCGATGTCGCCCACGAACTGCGCTCGCCGCTGACCAACCTGATCGGCCAGACCCAGGTCGCCCTCACCCGCGGGCGCAGCGCCGAGCACTACTTCGAGGTGCTGCAATCGAACCTCGAGGAGCTCGAGCGCCTGCGCAGCATCATCAACGACATGCTGTTCCTGGCCAGCGCCGACCAGGGCAGCAAGGCCACCGCGCTGACCCAGGCATCGCTGGCCGAGGAAGTGGCCACCACCCTGGACTACCTCGACTTCATCCTCGAGGACGCCCAGGTCAGCGTCAGTGTCAGCGGCGACGCCCAGGCACATATCGAGAAGGCCCAGTTGCGCCGGGCGCTGATCAACCTGCTGAACAATGCCGTGCAGCACACCGCGCCGCACCAGGTGATCGAGGTGCGCATCGAGGCCGATGAACAGCAGGTCAACATCGCCGTCAGCAACCCTGGCCCGGCGATCGCCGACGAGCACCTGGCGCTGCTGTTCGAGCGCTTCTACCGGGTGGATGCCGCCCGGGCCAACAGTGGGGGCGGCAACCACGGCCTGGGCCTGGCGATCGTCAAGGCCATCGCCTTGATGCACGGCGGCAGTGTGTTCGTGCGCAGCGAAGCGGGCGCCAATACCTTCGGCATCAGCCTGCCGAACGCTCAACTACGCGGGTTTGCGGTAAAAATCTGA
- a CDS encoding OprD family porin produces the protein MLSAFRFTPLFVALAATIPVAAQAEEAQAEGFIEGSSLNLHFRNAYFNRNEKNRKVEDKREWGQGAVARFESGYTPGTIGFGLDAHAMIGLKLDGGSGHAGTSILPSEPGDKARHAFSTAGGAIKLKGFDTEFKAGDLFLTNPVIAGGESRMLPQTFRGVAVTNNSIDGLMLEGGKVSFTKPYNQSGHRRINTYYSNQTPEQDSQNLSWAGASWSGTEHITANVYAAELKDIWNQYYADFDYTYVVNDLVSLNPGVHFYHTQDTGQSKLGSIDNNTWSVHFTVAAGYHSVTAAYQRVNGNTPFDYINLGDSIFLDNSRMYSDFNAPNERSWKLQYDYDFAGLGVPGLSTSLSYSRGKADLTKASQDTEFYDFYNADGKNARHWERDFDLKYVFQEGQLKDLSVLLRYATHRANAAYASEQDNDEFRVIVDYPLNVF, from the coding sequence GTGCTTTCCGCGTTTCGTTTCACCCCGTTGTTCGTTGCGTTGGCCGCAACGATTCCCGTCGCCGCCCAGGCCGAAGAAGCGCAAGCCGAGGGTTTCATCGAAGGGTCCTCGCTCAACCTGCATTTTCGCAATGCCTACTTCAACCGCAACGAAAAGAACCGCAAGGTAGAGGACAAGCGCGAGTGGGGCCAGGGCGCCGTGGCGCGCTTCGAGTCCGGCTACACGCCAGGCACCATCGGCTTCGGCCTCGATGCCCACGCCATGATCGGTTTGAAACTGGACGGTGGCTCCGGCCATGCCGGTACCTCGATCCTGCCGAGCGAACCGGGCGACAAGGCCCGCCATGCCTTCTCCACCGCCGGCGGCGCGATCAAGCTCAAGGGCTTCGACACCGAGTTCAAGGCCGGTGACCTGTTCCTCACCAACCCAGTGATCGCCGGTGGCGAGAGCCGCATGCTGCCGCAGACCTTCCGCGGCGTCGCGGTGACCAACAACAGCATCGACGGGCTGATGCTCGAAGGCGGCAAGGTCAGCTTCACCAAGCCGTACAACCAGAGCGGCCACCGCCGCATCAACACCTACTACAGCAACCAGACGCCCGAGCAGGACAGCCAGAACCTGAGCTGGGCCGGCGCGTCGTGGAGCGGCACCGAGCACATCACCGCCAATGTCTATGCCGCCGAGCTCAAGGACATCTGGAACCAGTACTACGCCGACTTCGACTACACCTACGTGGTCAACGACCTGGTCAGCCTGAACCCAGGCGTGCACTTCTATCACACCCAGGACACCGGCCAGTCGAAGCTGGGCAGCATCGACAACAACACCTGGAGCGTGCACTTCACCGTGGCCGCCGGCTACCACAGCGTCACCGCCGCCTACCAGCGGGTCAACGGCAACACGCCGTTCGACTACATCAACCTGGGTGACAGCATCTTCCTCGACAACTCGCGCATGTATTCGGACTTCAACGCGCCAAACGAGCGCTCGTGGAAGCTGCAGTACGACTACGACTTCGCCGGCCTCGGCGTGCCGGGCCTGAGCACCTCGCTGTCGTACTCGCGCGGCAAGGCCGACCTGACCAAGGCCAGCCAGGACACCGAGTTCTATGACTTCTACAACGCGGACGGCAAGAATGCCCGGCACTGGGAACGTGACTTCGACCTGAAGTACGTGTTCCAGGAAGGCCAGCTCAAGGACCTGTCGGTGCTGCTGCGCTATGCCACGCACCGGGCCAACGCGGCGTATGCGAGCGAGCAGGACAACGACGAGTTCCGGGTGATCGTGGATTACCCGCTGAACGTGTTCTAA
- a CDS encoding GGDEF domain-containing protein, which produces MPTRSPRSALYKSHPELVLNLGSCLAVLAIVAIVSYLLVRERDSVEQSAMRSSSNIVQLIESDILRNVELYDQSLKGLIWAVQHPELLKVPPRLRQQILFNQAFSAPVRGDILWLDAKGDVLGDSTSALPRQANFADTVPFQSHRDQPRLGLLISPPFKARLGDLDWCISFSRRISGPNGEFQGLAAGALRLSYFNALFQRLDIGVDSSVNLLNTDGQLLARQPTRPQDPLIGSSLRERPNFKRILGERSGSFTARSTAYEGQRLYTFARVADLPLIVLVAHSADEVFQSWRRTAIVVSVATGVLCIGILWLTLLLGRELRRRQDAEQGLATLAATDSLTGLANRRRLDQVLRQEWARAQRNRKPLAVLMVDVDHFKAFNQRHGHAGGDHVLREVATTLQRCIRRPADLAARYGGEEFQVVLPETELAGALLLAERIRASVEAMPPFGDDERAVTVSVGIGLHAPGGAQDLAGLLGDADEALYRAKANGRNRVEGPRA; this is translated from the coding sequence TTGCCCACCCGATCACCACGATCCGCCCTGTACAAGTCGCACCCCGAGCTGGTCCTCAACCTGGGCAGCTGCCTCGCCGTGCTCGCCATCGTGGCCATCGTCAGCTACCTGCTGGTCCGTGAGCGCGACAGCGTCGAACAATCGGCCATGCGCTCGTCGAGCAACATCGTGCAACTGATCGAAAGCGACATCCTGCGCAACGTCGAACTCTACGACCAGTCGCTCAAGGGCCTGATCTGGGCCGTGCAGCACCCTGAGCTGCTCAAGGTGCCGCCCAGGCTGCGCCAGCAGATTCTCTTCAACCAGGCCTTCTCCGCCCCGGTGCGCGGCGACATCCTCTGGCTCGATGCCAAGGGCGACGTGCTTGGCGACTCCACCAGCGCGCTGCCGCGCCAGGCCAATTTCGCTGACACCGTGCCCTTCCAGTCCCACCGCGATCAGCCGCGCCTGGGCCTGCTGATCAGCCCGCCATTCAAGGCACGGCTGGGCGACCTGGACTGGTGCATCAGCTTCAGCCGGCGCATCTCCGGGCCCAATGGCGAGTTCCAGGGCCTGGCGGCCGGGGCCTTGCGCCTGTCCTACTTCAACGCGCTGTTCCAACGCCTGGACATCGGCGTGGACAGCAGCGTCAACCTGCTCAACACCGATGGCCAGCTGCTGGCGCGCCAGCCAACCCGCCCGCAGGATCCGCTGATCGGTAGCAGCTTGCGCGAGCGTCCCAACTTCAAGCGCATCCTCGGCGAGCGCAGTGGCAGCTTCACCGCCCGCTCGACGGCCTATGAAGGCCAGCGCCTCTACACCTTCGCCCGGGTCGCCGACCTGCCGCTGATCGTGCTGGTGGCGCACTCGGCCGACGAGGTGTTCCAGTCGTGGCGACGCACCGCAATCGTGGTCAGCGTGGCCACTGGCGTGCTGTGCATCGGCATCCTCTGGCTGACCTTGCTGCTGGGCCGCGAATTGCGCCGGCGCCAAGACGCCGAGCAGGGCCTGGCGACCCTGGCCGCCACCGACAGCCTCACGGGCCTGGCCAACCGCCGCCGCCTCGACCAGGTGCTGCGCCAGGAATGGGCCCGCGCCCAGCGCAACCGCAAACCACTGGCGGTGCTGATGGTGGATGTGGATCACTTCAAGGCGTTCAACCAGCGCCATGGCCACGCCGGCGGCGACCATGTGCTGCGCGAGGTGGCCACCACCCTGCAGCGGTGCATCCGCCGACCGGCGGACCTGGCGGCACGCTATGGCGGCGAGGAGTTCCAGGTGGTGCTGCCAGAGACCGAACTGGCCGGCGCGCTGCTACTGGCCGAACGCATTCGCGCCAGTGTCGAGGCGATGCCGCCGTTCGGCGACGATGAACGCGCGGTGACGGTGAGCGTGGGGATTGGCCTGCATGCGCCGGGTGGCGCACAGGACCTGGCGGGTTTGCTGGGGGATGCCGACGAGGCGCTGTACCGGGCCAAGGCCAATGGTCGCAATCGGGTTGAGGGGCCGAGGGCCTAG
- a CDS encoding ferritin-like domain-containing protein — protein sequence MSNPNKDTIDVLNDLIEYSKDGEKGFKASADDVKNPELKAFFVQRAGECASAAAELQSEVRRLGGDPETSTSISGDLHRGWVNLKSMVTGKDEEAVLNEVERGEDHALKAYKDGREKLVKLGRTANDASYALVEKQLQGVQRNHDQVKALRNAARARS from the coding sequence ATGAGCAATCCCAACAAAGACACGATCGACGTACTCAACGACCTGATCGAGTACAGCAAGGATGGTGAGAAGGGCTTCAAGGCGTCTGCGGACGACGTGAAGAACCCTGAGCTGAAGGCATTCTTCGTGCAACGCGCCGGCGAGTGCGCCAGTGCCGCGGCCGAGTTGCAGAGCGAGGTGCGGCGCCTGGGCGGCGACCCGGAAACCAGCACCAGCATCAGCGGCGACCTGCACCGGGGCTGGGTCAACCTCAAGTCGATGGTCACCGGCAAGGACGAGGAGGCTGTGCTCAATGAAGTGGAGCGCGGCGAGGACCATGCGTTGAAGGCGTACAAGGACGGGCGCGAGAAGCTGGTCAAGCTGGGGCGTACGGCCAATGACGCGTCCTACGCGCTGGTGGAGAAGCAGTTGCAAGGCGTGCAACGCAATCATGACCAGGTGAAGGCGCTGCGTAACGCGGCCCGCGCGCGGTCGTAA
- a CDS encoding DUF3820 family protein, whose protein sequence is MKPESLQLLVTRTMPFGKYQGRIIADLPGDYLAWFARKGFPPGELGGLLALMHEIDHNGLGDLLKPLRGKPRG, encoded by the coding sequence ATGAAACCCGAATCCCTGCAACTGCTGGTCACCCGCACCATGCCCTTCGGCAAGTACCAGGGGCGGATCATCGCCGACCTGCCGGGCGATTACCTGGCCTGGTTCGCGCGCAAGGGCTTCCCGCCCGGGGAGCTGGGCGGGTTGCTGGCCTTGATGCACGAGATCGACCACAACGGGCTGGGCGATCTGCTGAAACCGTTGCGGGGCAAGCCCCGGGGGTGA